The genomic window GGAGCAGAGACAAATGAGAGGTTTACGCAATCATAACAGAAGACAATTTCAGCAAAGTTTTTACTGTAACAAAATTCTTGATTGAAAAATATCCAGTCACTGGCTGTGAGAATGATTTGGAATAATTCCTCTGACGGGTAAGACTCAcagataaataaatgtaacccaGCGTGGAAATGATGCCACAGAAGAATCCCACAATCAAAGAACCGTATGGCATCAGCATAAACTCAGCTGCTGTTCCCACAGCAACTCCGCCTGCCAGTGTGGAATTCTGGATGTGAACCTggaaggggggaaaaaaaaaaaaacatgttattttaaacAGCATCAACTTCTGGCAGGATTGGGATTCTTTccgttaaattaaaaatgtataatttagttTCAAATTCACATTTGAAAacctactactactactactactactactactactactactactactactactactactactactactactactactactactactactactactactactactactactactactactactactactactactactactactactactactactactactactactactactactactactactactactactactactactactactacatatttaaaacagatcataACTACAGAAATGTGTTATATATTCAGTATATTAATAAGAATAATTTTCATGGCATTGCCATgacaatattttattgtattaatttctgtaagctttccagacctggaaatcacatttctaaaataatctaaaatttacagtttttttatgaccctgtgaaaaaaaataaaataaaataaaataagataaaataagataaaaataaaataagataaaataaaataaaataaaataaaataatcatgtcTCATCCTGCAAATAAGTGAGTCAggtctgcaaaaaaaaaaaaaaaataataataataatattaataaaggaTGCTTACCATGTCTAGTTTCCCTGTTTTCTCAAACAGGCTGGACATGGCGACTGTAGTGAGGACGGTGGAGGCCAAGGCCAGGTATGTGTTGATGGCAGCTCTGTGCTGACCGTCTCCATGATCAGCAATGGCAGAGTTGAAACTTGGCCAGAACATCCACAGGAAGAGGGTTCCTGCACAAGACACCAGAATGCAAACACTATCTGAGCCTTCAGTGAATCTTTGCATCAGCGTCCTTTTGCGAATTTGCTAAGCAAGCTTTAGTTCAAGTTGCACAGGATGTTCAGTAGTCCTTTCAGTTTCTAAAAACAAtgtcccccagtttcacagacaaggcttaagcctagtcccagactaaaatgcatgtttgagtttGCACTGACttatcttaaaatatgccagtgccattgttttgtctcaagatgcacaccagtaatgattttttttccaaagcaaatttataaaagctacttagacgtcctaattgaactaaggcctaatcctggcttaatctaaaccctgtctgtgaaaccaggcctttaTGTTTAATcctaaaatataacaaaaactcaacgagatttaaaggggacctataatgctcctttcctttcacaagatgtaatataagtctctggtgtccccagaatgtgtcggTAGCgagtcaaatttgcccctatttgtgtgtaagcaaaaacacactatttttatgcgtgtccctttaaatgcaaatgatctgctgctcccggccccctttccaaaagagggtggagctttaacagcttgtgcttcagttgctcaacaacaacaaagctggataatctcacacagccaaaatgacaacAGTGTTcatccttacattgttcaaaccggagtcgacactgatggagagactcaggaagaagttacaacttttagaatgaaactggatgttaatcttttgtgcaaatccagcatttaattgaccctcgtttgtgaagcagtccagcgtaaaatgacggcatgataacaacactctactacaacaactcttcctcttctctaaagcagcccaacatggcctcaccccctttgttgtgtgttcccatgggcagggtttatgtaaatataagggtttgtgatgtcactaacccaggaagaatctcgttgtagtccctaccagctgtttattgtagttttaaaacagcaaattctttaaaagagaaaatctccctttgcattgaactttgagtgtcacaactttgcagatgttgtttattctcaaacatcaacattacacactaactaaagttaaaaaagtaaaatcacCCCTTTATGGACGCTTACCAATCATGGCGAACACGTCTGAGTGGTAGACAGACCCGTTCATATGTTTGCTTTTATCCAAATTAGGCCGATACAAAACCCATGAAATGGACAGACCATAATAAGCTCCAAAAGTGTGGATCACCATGGAGCCGCCAGCATCTTTAGCCTAACAGGGATTGAATCAATAAACAAAGATTAGCATGAAGTTATTTGATGTCCTTCATCTGAACTCGATACTTTTAATGACCCTTAGCTTTGAGCTCATCAAACAGTTCATGTTAGTGTACACATAAACATACTGGCAGAGTTAACCTTTAACAGATAATATACTGTGAATGCTATTCCATATAGTTTTACCTGCTGggtttgaaaaaaacataaataaataaaatatatataaaataaaaatttcaaaTATACCAGATTATATCATCTGCTATACACGCACatagataataaaataaaataaaataaaaaatatttgtatactTGACAACATGAACAATTCAGTGATTGTACATGTATAAAACACTTTATTgatgttaaaacattttattaatcttAGAACTTTGACAGCCTAATAGAACAGCGATCAGACTCACATGGAGGAGGCTCAGGATGATGTACTCTTCAACGGCGAACAGCGTGACCCCGAACAGCGTCATCACCAACAGCTGCACAGGACTGACCTTTCCTAACACGGCACCGTAGGCGATCAGACACCCCGCCACACAGAAATCTGCATTGATCAATCTGAACACAGAGGAAACAAACCCTTAAACGAAACATTTCTACCTTTCTTTTCAGCCCTGAAGTTTGAAGCAGTCCAATTCAGTGTGAAGAGTACACAAACCACACTAAAATGTTAGATAACTTGGCATTTTTACAACTTTTTTTAGGTTCAAATCCTTCATACAAAGTAGTAAACAGTGCTGgatacaaaataaacaatataaaatgcCTGCATCTGCATACTAGGATCATTCACATTTCAGTTTGGTCAGGCTGTTTTTCTAATTACGGTTTAAATGCAAAACAAATCCTTCATTCCCACAGGGAAGTGACACCTGCAAGGTTGTATTGTGTCATCAAAACTAGATTCACATTCTTTTCTAAATAAAACCTTAAACAAATCAACTAGTTCTGGTGCAGAGAATCAGATACcagaattaataatttaaattttaaataaaacttttttctttGGCAACTGTAATAGCTCACAAAAGAGAAGAAACGTACTGTTCTATCCCGATCTTGATTTTTCCATCAGTGTAGTCCAGAGAATGGAACCAGCCTTGCATCAGAAGAGCCCACTGAATGCCGAAAGCTGCAATCAGGAAGTTGAATCCGACAGCACCAAAGCTATAGCGCTTCAGGAAGGTCATGAGGAACCCAAACCCCACGAAGATCATGACATGAACATCCTGAAAACCTGCAGgaaatgagcaaaaaaaaaaaaaagtccaattCAGTCAAGCAAGATCATATCGAGAATCAATGGAAATCAGACGAAATAGAAAGAAGTTGTCAAGGGTGTTAACACATATTCAGAATGGAGAAAAATAATCTGAATATTTGGTCTATGGtgatgagattttttttttttttttttttttgaccaacTTTAGgaacagctttaaaaaaaaaaagaaaaaagaaaaaaaaaaaaagtatgccaAGTACCCCTAAATATGATGTTCCCTTCCTGAAATATACAGGCAGTGTTAGGGGTAATGCATTAAAAGTTAGTTATGTATTCAGATTCCTTTtgtcaagtaactagtaaagtaacgcattacttttaaacatACAACTTAgagctgggcgatatatcgcatgcgattgtcatgcgcatttcgtcagtaaagctggttccctgattaccgcgaaATCgacatcacctgctttcaaatggagcggcatttaatagacagagccgtggATCACTGACAGGCTACGCAATATCAcattcattatcgaaggcgattcaccTGCGATAATGAGCGCGATATTGCGTAACTTGCGTAGCTTCAACCatacaaataagaaaaaaatgactttagttaaacattacatgcatttcattttttggttttATTGCTGAAGAGCaagagctgcgccctctactgtacaggcatgaatttgcatttccttcagcctgaggcttattcatttcacttttggtgtgaaagaaccttacattttccaaaaatatatatttttgttatgaaaaaaaaacaaaaaaaacacaagcaataaagcccagcccagatgagaaaaaggaATGCAAAAGTAATACAACGCATTACTTTCTGtaaaaagtaacaaagtaacgcaattagttacatCTTTAGGGAATTacacaatattgtaacattactgataaaagtaactttcccaaaCACtctatacatttacatttattcatttggcagatgcgtttatccaaagcgactaaCAAGAGTTAGGAATACAACATCTATCCAtctaaaatttatatttttatgtaaactaccgttcaaacattttgtgtcagtatgatttttttatgtttttgaaagaagtctcttatgctgacaaagattatatttattttttcaaaaatactgtttttttttttttttttaaataactatatttaagattttcttatattttaatatgtaatttattcctgtgaggacaaaactgaattttttttgtcttcagtgtcacatgatccttcataaattaTTCTAATCTTCcgatttagtgctcaagaaacatttcttattaatacaatgttgaaaacagttgtgctgcttgatttttgtggaaaccgcaacatttttctttgacgaatataaatttgaaaaattcagcattttttttttacttttgtttttatcctcactgttacttttgatcaatttaatgcattcttgctcaaaataattttatttaatgattttatttattactttatacATTTAAGTTATTATAGACTTTACATCAGCCTTTTGAAATCAGAATGAAATAGTACTATTAACCAAATTCAGTGAacataaaattttaaaacaattttccCCACCTATATTGCCTGCCATAGGCAATAGGAAGACAAAAGATTTGAgacaaaatgtatatttacaacaaaaaatccAGTTGCATCATTCTCATATGACTAAGGACAAATGTGTTTTAGCAAGTCACAAACTGCAATCTGAGCCTTTTGGTGACATAACTGAGGTCAAAGCAGGAGCACATTTGCATAAATTGTAGCAGAGATTAAAATTAACAACAGTTTCTCAGAACAGGAAAGGGCTAGGTAATTGTCGAGATGTTTTCCACAGTATACACACAAGGACATCTAGATGCTGGTGACGCCACAAAAAAAACAGCTAATGACAACAGACAGTGCTGTGGTTTCTGAACAAGCCCTTATTTGCACAGAGAAACAAAGATCCTGCTGGCCACTGTTACCATGAAATCTCTTCTGGAAACTGACAACACTTTGCTTCTTTAGCAAGGTTATCCTTTCATTCTGACCTGACATGAAGCTTCACCTTGAAATCCTTCTCAACCAAAAGACGCCTGCATCACAAAACTCTAAGTTTCAGGTCGgtgtcaaaaaaacaacaaccggAACTCCCACAGTAGCATCAGCCTGGATCAATTACAAGATGTCTGGACTGTATTTATACACAAAGAACATTTTCTGTGCCAAGTAACTCAAGTACATTCAGATATAGCAggagtgatacatttttttaaaggcaCATTAAGTGGTGTCAAATCTCACACCACTAACAAATGAGCTACATGGAGCATATCATCACTCCTTGTGTTTATACCAAACTCCACCCAATCACAACTAACACAAGTGGACTACTAGAAGATGAACTCCTCCAAGAGACTTCTGCGGCGTCACACCTCAACCATGACAAAACTCGTTCAATGACATCCGATCGGTCCGCAAACAATAGTTTGTCCGAGTTCATATGCCACCTGTCATCCAACACTTGAAACGTTGATAGTTGGAGAACAGTGGAGAGTCTGGCTAGAAGTCTGAAGATCTATACATGACTGAAAAATTCAACCACACCTTCGAAGAATCAAAAGACGACAATGGATAGTGAAATGAATCCTCTAACTCCCTCAGTACCACAGTCCCATGTGCATAAGGAGGTATGCATGTTTCCAAGTGTACAAGCAAGagaaaagctgataaacattaatatcaCAATCAATGAATGGTGATGAATTTGTTGATAATATGACCATGACATTAAACCAACAAATATTATATCATTTAATAgattatttttgtagtttaataCTATATTCTAgatgtttaaatacatataaCACAATTGTaataaggaaaataaaatgataaattaattttaaataggcaataataaaaaaatgcacttACTTGGATATCTGAAGTAGAAGTCATTCTCAATATCACTTGtgatattgttgttttttctatGGTAAACCCAGTGTGTATCTGACTCCTCATCATACCGCATAAATACCCCAAAAAGAATAATCATAGACAACTGCCAGACGAAACACACGGCAGGTAAACTGAATTTAATGTTAGTATTCTTTGGCCGGTCGCACATGTTCGCAACGCAGTTCCCCATGTCTGCAGATCATTCATTGAGAGGACTGGTGATGCTGTTAAGAGACGTGGACGCGCATTAGAGTCACTTTTAAACGCAGCGGGAGCGCGGAGGTGTGTCTGTATCTCCATTTCTCGGCCCCCTTctttagaaaaagaaaacaatctTTGCGAGAAACGTCTGGATGACTGATTGCTACAAGTCATGCCACATGTTGCTTTTGTACACACGTTTATGATGCGAACTGGATTTTAAAGCACATGTTTTGTTGCTTTGGAATCAGTTCAGTTGTTATATGTTTATTGGGATATTTCAtggtaaaacttttaattttagaATTTAGAATGAATCTGTTCGGCCAAACCGCATTTTTTCAGCCACGGAACGTCTGACGCCATAtgccttaaaggaacactccactttttttgaaattaaactaattttccaactcccctagagttaaacagttgagttttaccgttttcgaatccattcagccgatctccggttctggcggtaccacttttagcatagcttagcatagttcattgaatctgattagaccgttagcatcgcgcttaaaaatgaccaaagagttttgatatttttcctatttaaaaatggactcttccgtagttaaatcgtgtactaagaccaacggaaaatgaaaagttgtgattttctaggctgatatggctaggaactatactctcattccagcgt from Chanodichthys erythropterus isolate Z2021 chromosome 24, ASM2448905v1, whole genome shotgun sequence includes these protein-coding regions:
- the rhcgb gene encoding ammonium transporter Rh type C-like 2, whose product is MGNCVANMCDRPKNTNIKFSLPAVCFVWQLSMIILFGVFMRYDEESDTHWVYHRKNNNITSDIENDFYFRYPSFQDVHVMIFVGFGFLMTFLKRYSFGAVGFNFLIAAFGIQWALLMQGWFHSLDYTDGKIKIGIEQLINADFCVAGCLIAYGAVLGKVSPVQLLVMTLFGVTLFAVEEYIILSLLHAKDAGGSMVIHTFGAYYGLSISWVLYRPNLDKSKHMNGSVYHSDVFAMIGTLFLWMFWPSFNSAIADHGDGQHRAAINTYLALASTVLTTVAMSSLFEKTGKLDMVHIQNSTLAGGVAVGTAAEFMLMPYGSLIVGFFCGIISTLGYIYLSPILEEKLKIQDTCGIHNLHAMPGVIGGIVGAISAAAATNTVYGDLGLENTFDFTAEFAKRVPTVQGGYQAAGLCVALCFGIGGGIFVGLVLKLPIWGDPADENCYDDEVYWEVPEDEESVPPILAYNNHMIPNKHANMTETNFVEQH